One stretch of Roseimicrobium sp. ORNL1 DNA includes these proteins:
- a CDS encoding inverse autotransporter beta domain-containing protein has product MKLPGTLLPSLASLCLITAAHAGTALPAPKGVEAAVAPAPDATSTVLGASFNANDNMTEGSAFLVQPLWDNLGKQGTMGGSLFFAEPYFTWGEEGELTGSIGLGFRHLFSNEPVGGGNRLSGLLAEGLFVGANVFTDYQHTQADADLWQLGIGVEAGTRYLEVRANYYLPLHDGDSVGSFDATTLTPTASGRAIRATTRTIDIIEEPMEGWDAELAVLIPGLDKYFDMRLIGGYYSFETNASGNALLYSADVEGWKAGVEVRPVPAVVLAGMWYEDENLVKDNWMVSVRLEIPLGKPGSESFIPRRRHLQERLLEPVHRQNAAIQTGVSFEPTGRARTTTISTAQQAKRFLNDLKGWGASYGGSGSSSSSSSSSSSSSSGSTGGTLVIAGSSSGSGSTLETVSGGSLNMGTGGSTGGFTLNWSDTGTTGGSYVTLRNTNVTLANGPLYIGVITSPAFATSEGAIGLIKAGSGTLILNNSNAGTTQP; this is encoded by the coding sequence ATGAAACTCCCCGGTACGCTCCTCCCATCCCTTGCGTCGCTCTGCCTTATCACGGCAGCCCACGCCGGCACTGCTCTCCCCGCGCCCAAGGGCGTGGAAGCAGCCGTCGCTCCAGCTCCTGATGCCACCTCCACCGTCCTGGGTGCAAGCTTCAACGCCAATGACAACATGACCGAAGGCAGCGCCTTCCTCGTGCAGCCCCTTTGGGACAATCTAGGCAAGCAGGGCACCATGGGCGGTTCCCTCTTCTTTGCCGAGCCCTACTTCACGTGGGGTGAGGAAGGCGAGCTTACGGGTTCCATCGGTCTTGGCTTCCGTCACCTTTTCAGCAACGAACCCGTGGGCGGTGGCAACCGCCTGAGCGGTCTGCTGGCCGAGGGCCTCTTCGTGGGTGCCAACGTCTTCACCGACTACCAGCATACCCAGGCGGATGCGGATCTCTGGCAGCTTGGCATCGGTGTGGAAGCCGGTACCCGCTACTTGGAAGTACGGGCGAACTACTACCTCCCCCTGCACGATGGAGACTCCGTCGGTAGCTTCGATGCCACGACCCTCACTCCGACCGCGTCTGGTCGTGCCATCCGCGCCACCACGCGCACCATCGACATCATCGAAGAGCCCATGGAGGGCTGGGATGCCGAGCTCGCGGTGCTCATCCCCGGACTCGACAAGTACTTCGACATGCGTCTCATCGGTGGCTACTACAGCTTCGAGACCAACGCCTCTGGCAATGCTCTGCTGTACTCCGCCGATGTGGAAGGCTGGAAGGCCGGTGTGGAAGTCCGCCCCGTCCCCGCCGTCGTTCTCGCCGGCATGTGGTACGAGGACGAGAACCTCGTGAAGGACAACTGGATGGTCAGCGTGCGACTTGAGATCCCACTTGGCAAGCCCGGCTCGGAATCCTTCATCCCCCGCCGCCGCCACCTGCAGGAGCGCCTGCTTGAGCCGGTGCATCGTCAGAATGCCGCCATCCAGACTGGCGTGAGCTTCGAGCCCACAGGCCGTGCACGCACGACCACCATCAGCACCGCACAGCAGGCCAAGCGTTTCCTGAATGACCTCAAGGGCTGGGGCGCAAGCTACGGCGGCAGTGGATCATCGAGCTCGTCTTCCTCCTCCTCGTCTTCGTCATCTTCAGGAAGCACCGGGGGCACCCTGGTGATTGCAGGGTCTTCTTCCGGATCGGGCTCGACCCTTGAAACCGTATCAGGAGGCAGCCTGAATATGGGTACTGGGGGTTCAACAGGAGGCTTTACTCTCAACTGGTCAGATACCGGCACCACCGGTGGCTCTTATGTCACGCTCAGAAACACCAACGTGACGCTTGCGAATGGCCCCCTGTACATCGGGGTCATCACGTCCCCTGCATTTGCTACTTCAGAAGGAGCCATCGGTCTCATCAAGGCCGGTTCAGGAACCCTGATTCTGAACAACAGCAATGCGGGCACCACGCAGCCTTAA
- a CDS encoding 16S rRNA (uracil(1498)-N(3))-methyltransferase: MGLPRFYISPNQWNLSQLALTGDEARHCAQVMRKEAGQEIVVFNGAGAWARAEITSSGKERVELRTVETGESPAPAVSITLFQSIPKGSNMDLIIEKSVELGVNAIVPVFSDRTVVRLDGKDAAKKQEKWQRLALEACKQCGQNWLPQVSVPVSFDAAWRQLPQQDLRLIAAIQEDSRSFKDTLASVGGRGQQAGEKIRSVLMAIGPEGDFTPEEYAAARGAHDCLPVSLGSIILRVETAAMYCLSVLRHELGA; encoded by the coding sequence ATGGGTCTCCCTCGTTTCTACATTTCCCCGAATCAGTGGAATCTCTCCCAGCTGGCGCTCACGGGAGATGAAGCCAGGCACTGTGCCCAGGTGATGCGCAAGGAGGCTGGGCAGGAGATTGTCGTCTTCAACGGCGCAGGCGCGTGGGCACGCGCGGAGATCACCAGCAGTGGGAAGGAACGCGTGGAGCTGCGCACGGTGGAGACTGGGGAATCGCCCGCGCCTGCGGTGAGCATCACGCTCTTCCAGTCCATTCCGAAGGGATCCAACATGGATCTCATCATCGAAAAATCCGTGGAGCTCGGGGTGAATGCCATCGTGCCGGTATTCTCGGATCGCACCGTGGTGCGTCTCGATGGGAAGGATGCAGCGAAGAAGCAGGAGAAATGGCAGCGCCTGGCGCTGGAGGCCTGCAAGCAATGCGGTCAGAACTGGCTCCCACAGGTGAGTGTGCCGGTGTCATTCGATGCTGCATGGAGGCAACTTCCGCAACAGGATCTCCGGCTCATCGCGGCCATCCAGGAGGATTCACGCAGCTTCAAGGACACGCTAGCCTCTGTGGGTGGGCGTGGTCAGCAGGCGGGAGAAAAAATCCGGTCCGTGCTCATGGCCATCGGACCGGAGGGGGACTTCACTCCGGAGGAGTATGCAGCCGCGCGGGGTGCGCACGACTGCCTTCCAGTGAGTCTGGGCTCCATCATCCTGCGGGTGGAGACCGCGGCGATGTATTGCCTGAGCGTGCTCAGGCATGAGCTGGGAGCTTAG
- a CDS encoding inverse autotransporter beta domain-containing protein: MKLPRTLLPSLTSLALVGSAYAGTVAAPKAVEAAVAPAPDATSTVLGLRFNTNDHMTEGSAFLVQPLWDNLGQRGTMGGSLFFAEPYFTWGEEGELSGSLGLGFRHLFSDEPVGGGNRVAGLLAEGLFVGANVFTDYKRTQANADLWQLGIGIEAGVRYLEVRANYYLPLHSGDTIGSFDATEFTPTTVGGSPALRATTRTIDIIEEPMEGWDAELALLIPGLDKYFDVRLIGGYYSFETNASGNALAYSGDVEGWKAGVEIRPVPAVVLAGTWYEDENLVQDNWMVSVRLEIPLGKPGSESFVPRRRHLQERLLEPVYRQNAAIQTGVSFEPTGRPRTTTLTSAAQAQTFLNNLQSSGAANSGGTSQVTAGTLVVPPSSPSTGAMIISGGSVVITGSGGSGGSGGFLIINGGAAGNAGSGGFLFGSGGTGGKGGAAGILIGSGGSGGSGGLFGSGGSGGSGGSAGGSGGAGGTGGTGGTGGTGGTGGTGGTGGTGGTGGAGGSGGLFGSGGAGGAGGAGGS; the protein is encoded by the coding sequence ATGAAACTCCCCCGCACGCTCCTGCCCTCACTGACGTCGCTCGCGCTCGTGGGCTCTGCCTACGCAGGCACTGTCGCTGCACCGAAAGCCGTGGAAGCTGCGGTAGCTCCCGCACCTGATGCCACCTCCACGGTACTGGGCCTGCGGTTCAACACCAATGATCACATGACAGAGGGCAGTGCGTTCCTGGTGCAGCCCCTCTGGGACAACCTGGGCCAGCGTGGCACCATGGGGGGATCCCTCTTTTTTGCCGAGCCTTATTTTACCTGGGGTGAAGAGGGCGAACTTTCCGGCTCACTTGGCCTCGGCTTCCGTCATCTCTTCAGCGATGAGCCTGTAGGTGGCGGCAATCGTGTCGCCGGTCTTCTCGCAGAAGGTCTCTTCGTGGGTGCCAACGTCTTCACCGATTACAAGCGCACGCAAGCCAACGCGGATCTCTGGCAGCTCGGCATCGGCATCGAAGCTGGCGTGCGTTATCTCGAAGTGCGGGCCAACTACTATCTGCCTCTGCACAGTGGCGACACGATAGGCAGTTTTGACGCCACCGAGTTCACTCCCACGACGGTGGGCGGCAGTCCCGCACTTCGCGCCACCACGCGTACCATCGACATCATCGAAGAGCCCATGGAAGGTTGGGATGCGGAGCTCGCCCTGCTGATCCCTGGCCTCGACAAGTACTTCGACGTTCGCCTCATCGGTGGCTACTACAGTTTTGAAACCAACGCCTCCGGCAATGCTCTTGCTTACTCCGGTGATGTGGAAGGTTGGAAAGCTGGCGTAGAAATCCGTCCCGTCCCTGCCGTCGTGCTCGCGGGAACATGGTACGAAGACGAGAATCTCGTGCAGGACAACTGGATGGTCAGCGTGCGCCTTGAGATACCGCTCGGCAAACCGGGCTCCGAATCCTTCGTGCCCCGCCGCCGTCACCTGCAGGAGCGCCTGCTTGAACCGGTGTATCGTCAAAACGCCGCCATCCAGACTGGCGTGAGCTTTGAGCCCACCGGCCGCCCACGTACCACCACTCTCACCAGTGCTGCCCAGGCCCAGACTTTCCTCAACAATCTGCAAAGCTCGGGCGCGGCCAATTCAGGCGGGACTTCCCAGGTGACGGCAGGCACATTGGTCGTACCGCCATCCTCACCTTCCACAGGAGCCATGATCATCAGCGGAGGCTCTGTAGTCATCACCGGATCCGGCGGCAGCGGTGGTAGCGGCGGATTCCTTATCATCAACGGTGGCGCGGCAGGGAACGCCGGAAGTGGCGGGTTCCTCTTCGGCAGCGGTGGCACCGGCGGGAAAGGCGGTGCGGCTGGGATCCTCATCGGTTCCGGTGGCTCTGGCGGTTCCGGCGGGCTCTTCGGCAGCGGTGGCAGTGGCGGCAGTGGCGGCAGTGCTGGTGGCTCGGGTGGCGCCGGAGGTACGGGCGGCACAGGAGGGACCGGGGGCACCGGTGGTACGGGAGGGACTGGGGGAACTGGGGGAACTGGAGGCACGGGCGGTGCCGGTGGTAGCGGCGGGCTCTTCGGCAGTGGTGGTGCCGGTGGCGCGGGCGGTGCTGGCGGCAGCTAG
- a CDS encoding folylpolyglutamate synthase/dihydrofolate synthase family protein, with product MAQHERVVLDWLFSTQMFGVKLGLENMSKLLDIMGLSQPAQKFIHVAGTNGKGSVCAFLHSLIKAAGVNAGLFTSPHLVHFRERIRSGEREISSAELVRGIELLKKTCEGMDPHPTFFELTFALALDWFRKRELEWAVLETGLGGRLDATNVVTPAVSVITSIGLDHQEQLGNTLREIASEKSGIIKPGVPVVTVNQPPEAMRVISETARARGSRLTIVTTPLRGYRIGLYGQHQLWNASLAVAAFKAAGFQASEPVLRHGVQDVEWPGRFQQFEQERIIVDGAHNPAGAETLVRTWQQAFPGEKAAVVFGAASGKDARGLIRALQPIAEHWHFTHFNSPRAVPVESLRTELDELYRSGVACNTHPTVESALAAARGHGGRVLVTGSLYLVGEVLALLRGEKDLFQRSAQ from the coding sequence TTGGCACAGCACGAACGCGTAGTTCTCGACTGGCTGTTCAGCACCCAGATGTTCGGGGTGAAGCTGGGGTTGGAAAACATGTCCAAGCTTCTGGACATCATGGGGCTGTCGCAGCCAGCCCAGAAGTTCATTCACGTGGCCGGTACGAACGGCAAGGGCAGTGTCTGCGCCTTCCTGCACAGCCTGATAAAGGCGGCGGGAGTGAATGCCGGGCTCTTTACCTCGCCGCATCTCGTGCATTTCCGTGAGCGCATCCGGAGCGGTGAACGGGAGATTTCTTCAGCCGAGCTGGTGCGTGGCATCGAGTTGCTGAAGAAAACCTGTGAGGGCATGGACCCGCACCCGACCTTCTTCGAGCTGACTTTCGCCTTGGCACTGGACTGGTTCCGCAAGCGGGAGCTGGAGTGGGCGGTGCTGGAAACCGGATTGGGTGGCCGGCTGGATGCCACGAACGTGGTGACTCCCGCGGTGAGCGTGATCACCAGCATCGGCCTGGATCATCAGGAGCAGTTGGGAAACACCCTGCGGGAGATCGCTTCGGAGAAGTCCGGCATCATCAAGCCGGGGGTGCCGGTGGTCACGGTGAACCAACCGCCGGAGGCCATGCGTGTGATTTCAGAAACGGCGCGCGCCCGGGGTTCTCGGCTCACCATTGTGACGACGCCCCTGCGCGGCTATCGCATTGGATTGTACGGCCAGCACCAGCTCTGGAATGCCTCGCTGGCGGTGGCAGCCTTCAAGGCGGCTGGCTTCCAAGCCTCCGAACCGGTGCTGCGGCATGGCGTGCAGGATGTGGAGTGGCCGGGAAGGTTTCAGCAGTTCGAGCAGGAACGCATCATCGTGGATGGTGCGCACAATCCCGCGGGAGCGGAAACGCTCGTGCGCACGTGGCAGCAGGCTTTCCCCGGAGAGAAGGCGGCGGTGGTCTTCGGCGCAGCCAGCGGCAAGGACGCGCGTGGACTCATCCGTGCGCTGCAACCGATCGCAGAGCACTGGCACTTCACTCATTTCAACAGCCCTCGGGCCGTGCCGGTGGAGAGTCTGCGCACGGAACTGGATGAGCTGTACCGCAGCGGCGTGGCGTGCAACACACACCCCACGGTGGAGTCCGCTCTGGCGGCGGCGCGGGGTCATGGAGGCCGGGTCCTGGTGACCGGATCGCTCTATCTCGTGGGCGAGGTGCTCGCGTTGCTGCGCGGAGAAAAGGATCTCTTCCAGCGCAGCGCGCAGTAG